Proteins encoded within one genomic window of Fragaria vesca subsp. vesca linkage group LG1, FraVesHawaii_1.0, whole genome shotgun sequence:
- the LOC101311229 gene encoding uncharacterized protein LOC101311229: MGQLAARLSEREHGKFPVNPRSIQVGSNEENVQEEEHEADTPQDHSVVSLPKESVQEKVISAPKTSDKSTPKNMYVPPIPYPQHLKKKKNDKHMMDILEMFKKVHINIPLLDAISQIPTYAKFLKELCTNKRKFEEHEKVMLSEEVSAVLQRKLPPKLKDPGSFSIPCTIGDHSFKKAILSSVNLMPYSIYEQLNLGELQETTVKLQLADRSLKIPRGIVEDVLVKVDQLILPADFFVLDMEEVPILDQEIPMLLGRPFMATAGIMIDVKRGRLTMEVVDQIVHQSFLENHSPDPIETCLAYNGMEFTEPRIEEAAAILHVVPKYSPQFQLSFEALPPSNAKIVPSIVKAPVLELKPFPKHLKYAYLGDLETLPVIIASNLSRLEEEKLLRVLKDHKAAIGWSIADIRGISPTKCMHRILLKDESKPSREEQRRLNPHMKEVKSGITVVKNDSNELVPQRVITGWRVCIDYRKLNASTRKDHFPLPFIDQMLERLADHSHYCFLDGYSGYNQIAIALEDQEKTTFTCPFGTFAYRRMSFGLCNAPSTFQRCMLSIFSDMVERFIEVFMDDFSVFGSSFDECLHHLQLVLTRCEECNLVLNWEKCHFMVQQGIVLGHVVSHRGIEVDKAKVDLIAKLPPPTTAKGIRSFLGHAGFYRRFIKDFSRIAKPLCDLLAKDATFCFNDACLKAFNTLKELLTKAPIIMAPSLTKAPIIRNEPCEDHLQRRCYRKFSITSLENGQHFLKPHGRRGRVQREVEEKRESSASRARGRGEEGKSGERQRRRGRVGREANEKRESPARGRGEDGESESGELVEKLRKSEGTQGSVDCDTTSLFSPRSSAATALHNGGVPCTPNPKKKKVYD; the protein is encoded by the exons ATGGGGCAATTGGCTGCAAGGTTAAGTGAAAGAGAGCATGGGAAATTTCCAGTCAACCCGAGATCAATCCAG GTGGGCAGCAATGAGGAAAACGTGCAAGAAGAAGAACATGAAGCTGACACACCTCAGGATCACAGTGTTGTTTCACTCCCGAAAGAGTCTGTTCAAGAAAAAGTAATTTCTGCTCCAAAGACATCTGACAAGTCTACTCCAAAGAATATGTACGTGCCTCCTATTCCATATCCTCAACATTTGAAGAAGAAGAAGAATGACAAGCATATGATGGATATTCTGGAGATGTTCAAAAAGGTGCACATTAACATTCCTCTTCTCGATGCAATTAGTCAAATTCCCACATATGCAAAGTTTCTGAAGGAGTTATGCACGAATAAAAGAAAGTTTGAGGAGCATGAAAAGGTTATGCTATCTGAAGAAGTGAGTGCAGTGTTACAACGGAAGCTTCCTCCAAAATTGAAGGATCCTGGTAGCTTTTCTATCCCTTGCACTATTGGTGATCATTCTTTCAAGAAAGCTATTCTTTCAAGTGTGAATCTTATGCCATATTCCATCTATGAACAACTAAATTTGGGGGAATTACAAGAAACTACAGTGAAGTTGCAGCTAGCCGATCGATCTCTGAAAATCCCAAGAGGAATCGTTGAAGATGTATTAGTGAAAGTTGATCAACTCATCCTTCCAGCTGATTTCTTTGTACTTGATATGGAAGAAGTGCCAATACTGGACCAGGAGATTCCTATGTTGTTGGGCAGACCATTCATGGCTACTGCAGGGATAATGATAGATGTAAAACGAGGAAGACTCACAATGGAA GTTGTTGATCAGATTGTGCATCAAAGTTTCCTAGAAAATCATTCTCCTGATCCCATAGAGACATGTCTTGCTTATAATGGAATGGAATTCACTGAGCCGAGGATTGAAGAGGCCGCTGCAATCCTCCACGTTGTTCCTAAGTATTCTCCACAATTTCAGTTGAGTTTTGAAGCTCTTCCTCCTTCCAATGCCAAGATTGTTCCCTCTATTGTTAAAGCACCTGTATTGGAGTTGAAACCATTTCCAAAACATCTGAAATATGCATACCTTGGAGATTTGGAGACTTTACCTGTGATAATAGCTTCAAATTTAAGCAGGCTTGAAGAAGAGAAGTTGCTAAGAGTTCTCAAAGATCATAAGGCAGCCATTGGGTGGTCTATTGCAGACATTAGAGGTATAAGTCCCACAAAGTGCATGCATCGCATTCTTTTGAAGGATGAATCAAAGCCAAGTCGTGAGGAACAAAGGAGATTGAACCCGCATATGAAAGAAGTG AAATCCGGTATTACCGTCGTCAAGAATGATTCCAATGAATTGGTGCCTCAAAGAGTGATAACGGGTTGGAGAGTTTGCATAGATTACCGGAAGCTTAATGCATCTACACGGAAGGATCACTTCCCTTTGCCATTCATCGATCAAATGCTTGAAAGATTAGCCGATCACAGTCACTATTGTTTCTTGGATGGTTACAGCGGTTATAATCAGATTGCCATAGCACTGGAGGATCAAGAAAAGACCACTTTTACATGTCCCTTTGGCACTTTCGCATACCGGAGGATGTCGTTTGGTCTTTGCAATGCGCCATCAACTTTTCAAAGGTGTATGCTCAGTATTTTCTCTGATATGGTGGAAAGATTCATTGAAGTTTTCATGGACGACTTCAGTGTGTTTGGCTCTAGCTTTGATGAGTGTCTCCATCACTTGCAGCTTGTTCTCACAAGATGCGAAGAATGCAACTTGGTGCTTAATTGGGAGAAGTGCCATTTTATGGTGCAACAAGGTATTGTGCTTGGCCATGTAGTTTCGCATAGAGGTATTGAAGTAGACAAGGCAAAAGTTGACTTGATAGCCAAGCTCCCTCCACCTACAACAGCGAAAGGAATAAGAAGCTTCCTTGGACATGCCGGTTTTTATCGAAGATTTATCAAGGATTTCTCACGCATCGCAAAGCCTTTATGTGATCTTCTTGCTAAGGATGCCACCTTCTGCTTCAATGATGCGTGCCTAAAGGCTTTCAACACACTCAAAGAGCTCTTAACGAAAGCTCCCATCATTATGGCACCATCATTAACGAAAGCTCCCATCATTCGGAATGAACCCTGCGAGGACCACCTCCAAAGGAGATGCTACCGGAAATTCAGCATAACCTCCCTTGAAAATGGACAACACTTCCTAAAGCCACAT GGGAGAAGAGGGAGAGTCCAGCGAGAGGTAGAGGAGAAGAGGGAGAGTTCGGCGAGTCGGGCGAGAGGCAGAGGAGAAGAGGGAAAGTCCGGCGAGAGGCAGAGGAGAAGAGGGAGAGTCGGGCGAGAGGCAAATGAGAAAAGGGAGAGTCCGGCGAGAGGCAGAGGAGAAGATGGAGAGTCCGAGTCGGGAGAATTGGTGGAGAAACTGAGAAAGAGTGAAGGAACTCAAGGAAGTGTGGACTGTG ATACCACTTCCCTCTTTTCTCCCCGTAGCAGTGCGGCGACAGCTTTACACAACGGAGGAGTTCCTTGCACTCCTAATCCGAAGAAGAAGAAGGTCTATGACTGA
- the LOC101292453 gene encoding F-box/kelch-repeat protein At1g57790-like, translated as MYSFISSLTSHFRQMEVITETLVICACLVFGGVVIKRKLHRKPWETLPDDVMEIILPHLCVRDRIRLSIVCKPWSSVSMRSDIPSAPRLPWLILPQSSPNYLSYFELSEGKSGRLELPEPVPGGWFQGSSKGWMIMVMEKDLDSTMFLVNPISGAQQQLPPLSTAPCFQKEVETARWKRYGASAFCFSVVLSTSDITSHQFMVAATFGETDRLCLYKPGDRKWTILEVLDANECITDLLFSSGKLYALVISHNKNGVISSPRNLKFGDHAVELCLGY; from the coding sequence ATGTATTCTTTTATTTCCTCATTGACTAGTCACTTTAGACAAATGGAGGTGATTACCGAAACTCTAGTCATTTGCGCTTGCCTGGTATTTGGTGGTGTGGTGATTAAAAGAAAACTCCATCGCAAACCTTGGGAGACACTACCTGACGATGTCATGGAGATTATTCTTCCTCACCTGTGCGTACGTGATCGCATACGCTTAAGCATTGTTTGCAAACCATGGAGCTCAGTTTCTATGCGCTCAGACATCCCTAGTGCTCCTCGACTCCCCTGGTTAATACTCCCTCAATCATCCCCTAACTACTTGAGCTATTTCGAGCTTTCTGAAGGCAAAAGTGGCCGGTTGGAACTGCCTGAACCTGTTCCAGGAGGTTGGTTTCAAGGATCATCAAAAGGTTGGATGATCATGGTCATGGAAAAGGATCTGGATTCTACTATGTTTCTTGTGAATCCAATATCAGGAGCGCAGCAGCAACTTCCACCTTTGAGCACGGCTCCATGTTTCCAGAAGGAAGTAGAAACGGCCAGATGGAAACGCTATGGTGCTTCTGCTTTCTGCTTTAGCGTTGTGCTATCTACCTCAGATATCACTTCTCATCAATTTATGGTTGCAGCAACTTTTGGAGAGACTGATAGACTGTGTTTGTATAAACCGGGAGACAGAAAGTGGACTATCTTGGAGGTCTTAGATGCAAATGAGTGCATTACAGATTTATTGTTCTCTTCTGGCAAGCTATATGCCTTGGTTATTAGTCATAATAAGAATGGTGTCATTTCATCTCCTCGCAACTTAAAATTTGGAGATCATGCAGTCGAACTATGCCTTGGTTATTAG